In Paroedura picta isolate Pp20150507F chromosome 1, Ppicta_v3.0, whole genome shotgun sequence, the following are encoded in one genomic region:
- the RNASEH2B gene encoding ribonuclease H2 subunit B isoform X2 → MQNKKQRAPRPVVGKSGGDGGGQWVMVAPESAINPPKKAGNRPLFTQLRNPSTGQAALYLFSSDARQLFEVKAFHEEYRSWFIGQAVQQDGRLFFATPVDPLFFVLFYLAKAEEEQGKFQPLDQILVDTEFSACTMLLQCTDISKYIHHIAEEKETGRRKFYKYSEEKILKWLRKKVIQTVQVLKDHDVCVGGKVQSATFISSKKLAGATEEDYIRYAHGLISEYITEELSATLAKYLRLPEVAVPPKEPLPKKRKTSDAPVEAEEDYTKFNTIDLKSRKANKMSASQRALAKVDKSGMKAISSFFGSKSKAIK, encoded by the exons AGTCTGCAATTAACCCACCAAAGAAGGCTGGTAACAGGCCGTTATTTACCCAGCTACGGAACCCCAGTACAG gacAAGCAGCCTTGTACTTGTTCAGCAGTGATGCTCGCCAGCTCTTTGAAGTAAAAGCTTTCCATGAAGAATACCGTTCATGGTTCATCGGTCAGGCGGTTCAGCAGG ATGGGCGCCTGTTCTTCGCAACACCGGTGGATCCCTtattttttgtcttgttttatcTTGCCAAGGCGGAGGAAGAG caaGGGAAGTTCCAGCCCCTGGATCAAATTCTGGTAGATACAGAGTTCTCGGCCTGCACAATGTTGTTACAGTGCACAGATATCTCAAAGTATATTCATCACATCGCAGAAGAAAAAG AAACAGGGAGAAGGAAATTTTATAAGTACAGTGAAGAGAAAATATTGAAGTGGCTAAGAAAGAAG GTTATCCAGACAGTGCAAGTATTAAAAGACCATGATGTGTGCGTAGGAGGAAAAGTGCAGTCTGCTACTTTTATCAgtagtaagaagcttgctggtgCCACAGAAG AGGACTATATTCGCTATGCTCATGGTTTAATATCGGAATATATTACCGAGGAGCTGAGTGCTACACTAGCTAAGTATTTACG ACTGCCAGAAGTTGCCGTTCCTCCaaaggagcccctgccaaag AAAAGGAAAACGTCAGATGCGCCCGTGGAAGCTGAGGAAGATTACACAAAGTTTAATACAATTGACCTCAAAAGCAGAAAG GCAAACAAGATGTCAGCTTCTCAGAGAGCTCTAGCAAAAGTTGACAAGAGCGGAATGAAAGCGATTTCTTCTTTTTTCGGTTCAAAAAGCAAAGCAATAAAATGA